Proteins encoded by one window of Serratia nevei:
- the rpmA gene encoding 50S ribosomal protein L27, with amino-acid sequence MAHKKAGGSTRNGRDSEAKRLGVKRFGGEAVLAGSIIVRQRGTKFHAGTNVGCGKDHTLFALKDGKVKFEVKGPSNRKFISIEAE; translated from the coding sequence ATGGCACACAAAAAGGCTGGCGGCTCGACTCGTAACGGTCGCGATTCAGAAGCTAAACGTCTGGGCGTAAAACGCTTTGGCGGCGAAGCAGTACTGGCAGGCAGCATCATCGTTCGTCAGCGCGGCACCAAATTCCACGCTGGTACCAACGTGGGTTGCGGCAAAGACCACACTCTGTTTGCTTTGAAAGACGGTAAAGTCAAATTCGAAGTTAAAGGCCCGAGCAATCGTAAATTCATCAGCATCGAAGCTGAATAA
- the rplU gene encoding 50S ribosomal protein L21 codes for MYAVFQSGGKQHRVSEGQTVRLEKLDIATGEAVEFDQILMIANGEDIKIGVPFVDGGKIKAEVVAHGRGEKIKIVKFRRRKHHRKQQGHRQWFTDVKITGISA; via the coding sequence ATGTACGCGGTTTTCCAAAGTGGTGGTAAACAACACCGAGTAAGCGAAGGTCAGACCGTTCGCTTGGAAAAGCTGGACATCGCAACTGGTGAAGCGGTTGAGTTTGACCAGATTCTGATGATCGCTAATGGCGAAGATATCAAAATCGGCGTTCCTTTCGTCGATGGCGGCAAGATCAAAGCTGAAGTCGTTGCTCACGGTCGTGGCGAGAAAATTAAGATTGTTAAGTTTCGTCGTCGTAAGCACCACCGTAAGCAGCAGGGCCACCGTCAGTGGTTCACTGACGTTAAAATCACCGGCATCAGCGCTTAA